The Prosthecomicrobium sp. N25 nucleotide sequence TTCTGCGGCGTCGATATCGACGATTGCGGCATCTCCGCCCGCAAGGACAGTCGCTACAAGGCGATCGGCGACGTCATCGAGGACGGCCGGAAGCGCACGCTCAACATCGCGGTGACCCGCATCCCGCATCCGGGCACGATCGGCCTCCTGATCCTGTCGGAGCAGACGGGCTGCAAGTTCAACATCATTCCCTACGCGGGCGGCAACCAGGCGACGACGGCGCTGATGAACGGCGAGGTCGATCTGCTTGGCGGCGGCATCTCGGGCGTGCCGTTCGAGGCCAACGGGACGCTTCGGGTGCTGACCGTGTTCAATCGTACGAAGAACCAGCTGGCGCACATCAATGACAATGCGCCGCTCGCCAATGTGGCGCTGGGCGTCAACATGCCCGACCTCTACACGTCCCGCTCCTTCGCGATCCATGCGGACTGGGCCGAGAAGAATCCGGACAGCTTCCGGCTTCTGAAGGAGACGTCGGCCAAGGTCTTCGCCGTGCCGAAGTTCAAGGAGGACATCAGCAAGACGCCGCAGCCCTGGGACGTGGTCAAGTATGCCGACCAGGAGACCTGCATGGCCTACGCCCGCGGCATCGCGGAGTTCGCCGCCCAGTTCAAGTCCCAGCTCACGGCAAAGAAGTGATGTCCGCTGGAGGGCAGCC carries:
- a CDS encoding Bug family tripartite tricarboxylate transporter substrate binding protein, whose product is MSGKLVSRRRMIGGMAALGALGLSAPARAQAGYPAKGFKVIVPTGQGGGADVLVRAFTPSWSPFLNNQSFEFEYQPAASGQVAYELFLGKREHDGYNLLFGNMGPETIMYVTQGPKYKFPGDYIYFCGVDIDDCGISARKDSRYKAIGDVIEDGRKRTLNIAVTRIPHPGTIGLLILSEQTGCKFNIIPYAGGNQATTALMNGEVDLLGGGISGVPFEANGTLRVLTVFNRTKNQLAHINDNAPLANVALGVNMPDLYTSRSFAIHADWAEKNPDSFRLLKETSAKVFAVPKFKEDISKTPQPWDVVKYADQETCMAYARGIAEFAAQFKSQLTAKK